A single Filimonas effusa DNA region contains:
- a CDS encoding DUF3822 family protein, which yields MVQKTFGIYTTTDTTAEEERLYVELGQRHIALWTAEETTRQILAFELFEHEMSPLDSLAEVLKQVKLFSRLLDNRYAKTQVIWENQECLLVPNSFHDREIAPNYLDLMFGNSVNTLVQEQQRPAEQMTAVFRIPRNWKDAAQQYFPGAAFEHKYLQLYYRFSNDPKGIYTLFYRSHFILILVKGFKVQLLQTFDYQTPEDALYHILNTCNQYKMDYDTTPVHVEGLIDLNSPMYEELKKYLRDVSTAEPSGEWQIGSEFAQHPPHYFLPFFKMMS from the coding sequence ATGGTACAGAAAACCTTTGGCATTTATACAACTACAGATACGACTGCGGAAGAGGAAAGGCTTTATGTGGAACTGGGCCAGCGGCACATTGCCCTGTGGACGGCAGAAGAAACCACCAGGCAGATCCTCGCTTTCGAACTGTTTGAACACGAAATGTCTCCGCTCGATAGCCTTGCCGAAGTCCTCAAACAGGTAAAGCTCTTCTCCAGGCTCCTCGATAACCGTTATGCCAAAACCCAGGTCATCTGGGAAAACCAGGAATGCCTGCTCGTTCCCAACTCTTTCCACGACAGGGAAATAGCCCCCAATTACCTCGACCTTATGTTCGGTAATTCCGTCAATACCCTCGTCCAGGAACAACAACGCCCGGCAGAACAAATGACCGCCGTTTTCCGTATCCCAAGAAACTGGAAAGATGCCGCACAACAGTATTTCCCCGGAGCAGCATTTGAACACAAATACCTCCAGCTCTACTACCGCTTTTCCAACGACCCCAAAGGCATTTACACCCTTTTCTATCGCAGCCATTTTATCCTCATTCTCGTAAAAGGATTTAAGGTGCAACTGCTCCAGACGTTCGACTACCAGACGCCCGAAGACGCACTGTACCATATCCTCAATACCTGCAACCAGTATAAAATGGATTATGATACCACCCCCGTACACGTAGAAGGGCTCATCGACCTGAACTCCCCGATGTACGAGGAATTGAAAAAATACCTGCGCGACGTGTCAACTGCGGAACCATCTGGCGAATGGCAGATAGGTAGTGAGTTTGCGCAACACCCGCCGCATTATTTTTTACCGTTCTTTAAAATGATGTCATGA
- a CDS encoding MATE family efflux transporter — protein sequence MSTASTQLQVSTSYRQIFKLALPIMAAVAVPQINFVTNNIFLGGTGEQSLAVAGITGVYYLIFAVIGLGLNNGLQALIARRAGENRVSEIGVLFQQGLRIAMVLAAVGIALTYLLAPVVLRWSLHNESNVTMAVNFLYIRIWGLPFLFIYQMRNALLVGTNQSRFLVIGTLAETVTNIVLDYGLIYGKLGMPEMGFNGAALASVIAEATGLIVIFLVMRKQGISRALQLFRNSGYHKENTRLILSQSSPLILQYVLSIVAWEFFYILIEHHGEQELAISNAMRNIFGLFGCATWAFSAATNAMVSNVIGQGLTDKVMELIWKIVRLSAGFALLVCLVLNLAPGFFLQVYQQGPDFIAAATPVARVVSIGLVLQSIANIWLNAVVGTGNSRFNLFSESLAIVVYVIYVYLVLEYFHLSITWGWLSECLYWCTIFTPSFWYMMSGRWKHKKI from the coding sequence ATGTCAACCGCATCCACGCAACTACAGGTTTCGACCAGTTACCGGCAGATCTTCAAGCTAGCCTTACCGATTATGGCGGCGGTGGCGGTTCCCCAGATCAATTTCGTTACCAACAATATTTTCCTGGGAGGAACGGGGGAACAATCGCTGGCCGTGGCGGGGATCACGGGTGTGTATTACCTGATATTTGCGGTGATAGGCCTTGGACTAAACAATGGCTTACAGGCGCTGATAGCACGGCGGGCCGGGGAAAACCGGGTATCGGAGATAGGCGTTTTGTTTCAGCAGGGTTTACGGATTGCGATGGTGCTGGCTGCGGTGGGAATAGCGCTCACCTATTTACTGGCCCCGGTGGTATTACGCTGGTCGTTACATAACGAGAGCAATGTTACGATGGCGGTTAATTTTCTTTATATCAGGATATGGGGTCTGCCTTTTTTGTTCATATACCAGATGCGTAATGCGCTGCTTGTAGGGACCAACCAAAGCCGTTTCCTGGTGATAGGCACGCTTGCGGAGACGGTTACGAACATTGTGCTTGATTACGGGCTTATTTATGGCAAGCTGGGTATGCCTGAAATGGGTTTTAACGGCGCTGCGCTGGCGTCGGTGATAGCGGAGGCAACCGGATTGATCGTGATCTTTCTGGTAATGCGGAAACAGGGCATCAGCCGAGCACTGCAGCTGTTCCGGAACAGCGGTTATCATAAGGAGAACACGCGGCTGATACTGAGCCAGTCGTCGCCGCTGATACTACAATATGTACTTAGTATTGTTGCGTGGGAGTTCTTTTATATACTTATAGAACATCATGGGGAGCAGGAGCTGGCGATATCGAATGCTATGCGTAATATATTCGGGCTATTCGGCTGCGCCACCTGGGCTTTTTCGGCCGCAACCAATGCCATGGTGAGCAATGTTATAGGCCAGGGTCTTACGGATAAGGTGATGGAGCTGATATGGAAGATCGTGCGCCTAAGCGCCGGTTTTGCTTTGCTGGTATGTTTGGTGTTAAACCTGGCTCCGGGCTTTTTCCTGCAGGTGTACCAGCAGGGGCCTGATTTCATAGCAGCAGCGACACCTGTAGCCAGGGTGGTATCTATAGGACTGGTATTACAATCTATCGCCAATATATGGCTGAATGCGGTGGTAGGAACGGGTAACAGCCGTTTCAACCTGTTTTCGGAATCGCTGGCGATCGTTGTTTATGTGATCTATGTTTACCTGGTACTGGAATACTTTCATTTATCGATCACCTGGGGCTGGCTGAGTGAATGTTTGTACTGGTGTACCATATTCACTCCATCGTTCTGGTATATGATGAGCGGCAGGTGGAAACATAAGAAAATATAA
- a CDS encoding AraC family transcriptional regulator, whose translation MAAKQAPIQSFRQDKQIQTMNEKDTLEVIHPGYPYRSETLALILVLGGEIHLKANLIEFVATRNNLVFVNPNKIYEFTSISKDFKMLGISFTSDFLGESGIHLGTPEVLEFFSAGFYPCFPLNDTETHSIHSMLSFLSGKLLLQQEQLYLQDVIRHSFLTLLFEAASIYRRFSSNQQVKLTRKEEITLNFLKLVGAHFRTERSVQFYADALFISARHLSQVVKEVSGKTAGEMIEDAVIQEAKVLLLHPGYNISRITQELNFSSASFFSKFFKTRTGLSPSECRTR comes from the coding sequence ATGGCGGCGAAGCAGGCACCTATACAAAGCTTCCGTCAGGATAAACAGATCCAGACGATGAATGAAAAAGATACGCTGGAGGTTATACATCCGGGGTATCCCTACCGTTCGGAAACGCTGGCGCTGATACTGGTACTCGGGGGTGAGATACACCTGAAGGCCAATCTTATCGAGTTTGTTGCGACCAGGAACAATCTTGTTTTCGTGAACCCGAACAAGATCTATGAGTTTACTTCCATCAGCAAAGATTTCAAGATGCTGGGGATATCGTTCACCTCGGATTTCCTGGGCGAATCGGGGATACATTTAGGGACGCCTGAAGTGCTTGAGTTTTTTTCTGCCGGTTTTTATCCTTGTTTTCCTTTGAATGATACAGAAACACATTCTATTCATTCGATGTTATCTTTTCTATCGGGCAAGTTGCTGCTGCAGCAAGAGCAACTATACCTGCAGGACGTGATCCGCCACTCTTTTCTTACTTTATTATTTGAAGCAGCCTCTATTTACCGCCGTTTTTCTTCCAACCAGCAGGTGAAGCTGACGCGTAAAGAAGAGATCACGCTTAACTTTTTAAAGCTGGTGGGAGCTCATTTCAGAACAGAGCGGAGTGTGCAGTTCTATGCCGACGCCTTGTTCATATCGGCGAGGCATCTGAGCCAGGTGGTAAAGGAAGTTAGTGGCAAGACTGCGGGAGAGATGATAGAAGATGCGGTGATACAGGAGGCTAAGGTGTTATTATTACATCCGGGGTATAATATATCGCGCATTACACAGGAACTTAATTTCAGCAGTGCTTCTTTCTTTAGTAAGTTTTTTAAAACACGTACGGGGCTTTCTCCTTCCGAATGCCGGACGCGGTAA
- a CDS encoding RsmD family RNA methyltransferase, translated as MRIISGKWGGRRINPPAHMPYTRPTTDIAKEGLFNILQHRIDFDGATTLDLFGGTGSISYELASRGAAKLTIVEKDPQMFAFIKKNVDMLGIENCQVLKIEVFNFLNTCSGQFDFIFAGPPYALGTIDDLPRIIVEKQLIAPGGFFVLEHTPRNNYEQFQGFSFVRNYGTTLFSFFEPQE; from the coding sequence ATGAGGATTATCTCGGGAAAATGGGGCGGCAGAAGAATCAACCCGCCTGCACATATGCCCTATACACGACCTACTACCGATATAGCGAAAGAAGGTCTCTTTAATATTCTGCAGCACCGTATCGACTTCGATGGCGCTACCACGCTCGACCTCTTCGGAGGTACCGGCAGTATCAGTTACGAACTGGCTTCAAGAGGCGCCGCCAAACTTACCATCGTGGAAAAAGACCCGCAGATGTTCGCATTTATCAAAAAGAATGTCGACATGCTGGGCATCGAAAATTGCCAGGTGCTGAAGATCGAAGTCTTTAACTTCCTCAACACCTGCTCAGGACAGTTCGATTTCATCTTCGCCGGCCCGCCCTATGCCCTCGGTACCATAGATGATCTCCCACGCATCATTGTCGAAAAGCAATTGATCGCCCCCGGTGGCTTCTTCGTGCTCGAACATACCCCCCGGAATAACTACGAACAGTTCCAGGGCTTCAGCTTCGTCCGTAACTACGGCACTACGCTCTTCTCTTTCTTCGAACCGCAGGAATAA
- the lpxK gene encoding tetraacyldisaccharide 4'-kinase, with translation MKSFRVLLLPFALLYGLVVTIRNYLYNKGVLRSAQFNLPLICVGNLAVGGTGKSPMVEYLLNLLQHNYKIATLSRGYKRKTKGYALANDLSTALDIGDEPMQFHLKFPNVAVAVGEERIVAIPQLLHDRPGIQAIILDDAFQHRAVTAGLNIVLTDYSNLFTRDYFLPTGDLRDQRLSYKRADIIIVTKCPPNLDTATRDNIRKEIAPLPKQQLYFTAIEYGTPYHIIHRSERPLQLIDEVLLVCGIANPAPLQHYLGDNTAAYYQQDYSDHHIFRIDDLKDIRKRYDQIQAPQKMIVTTEKDAVRLLKFRQELDNLPLYVLPVRHGFLFNEGGQFNRQILDFVDNFQLQPASE, from the coding sequence TTGAAATCTTTCAGGGTGCTGTTACTCCCTTTTGCGCTGCTGTACGGACTGGTGGTAACTATCCGCAACTACCTGTACAATAAAGGCGTGCTTCGCTCGGCACAGTTTAACCTGCCCCTCATATGTGTAGGCAACCTCGCAGTAGGGGGAACAGGCAAATCGCCCATGGTCGAATACCTCCTCAACTTGTTGCAGCACAACTATAAAATAGCCACCCTGAGCAGGGGGTATAAGCGTAAAACAAAAGGATACGCCCTGGCAAACGATCTCAGCACCGCATTGGATATCGGCGACGAACCCATGCAGTTCCACCTCAAATTCCCCAATGTAGCCGTAGCCGTAGGAGAAGAGCGCATCGTTGCCATCCCCCAGTTGCTGCACGACCGGCCAGGCATCCAGGCCATCATCCTCGACGACGCCTTCCAGCACCGCGCCGTTACCGCAGGATTGAACATCGTCCTTACCGACTATAGCAACCTCTTTACAAGAGATTACTTCCTGCCAACAGGCGACCTGCGCGACCAGCGCTTGTCCTACAAAAGAGCCGATATCATTATCGTAACCAAATGCCCGCCCAACCTCGATACGGCAACACGCGATAATATCCGGAAAGAAATTGCACCCCTGCCCAAACAACAGCTCTACTTTACTGCTATCGAATATGGAACGCCCTATCATATCATTCACCGCTCCGAAAGACCGCTGCAGTTGATCGATGAAGTGCTGCTCGTTTGCGGTATCGCAAACCCAGCACCGCTTCAGCATTACCTGGGCGACAACACTGCTGCCTACTACCAGCAGGATTATAGCGATCATCATATCTTCCGTATCGATGACCTCAAAGACATCCGTAAACGATACGACCAGATACAGGCCCCGCAGAAAATGATCGTCACAACAGAAAAAGATGCCGTACGGTTACTTAAATTCAGGCAGGAGCTCGATAACCTGCCCTTATACGTATTACCCGTCCGGCACGGTTTTTTGTTTAATGAAGGCGGACAATTTAACCGGCAGATCCTCGATTTTGTCGATAACTTTCAACTACAACCTGCATCAGAATGA
- a CDS encoding 5-formyltetrahydrofolate cyclo-ligase, with product MRKELLLYFMTKKELRKLYKEKREGISSRDKLKLDDLLLIRFQQLAFENVHNLLTYWPLAGKAEPNTHLFSGYLRHMIPGLRISYPVCNLNDFSMKAVIIDEDTTYTTNDYGITEPKDGRPVAPSELDLILVPMLVCDQQGFRVGYGKGFYDRFLASCREDVLTIGFSYFPPIEKIIDTQAFDVPLNYCITPEDVYEF from the coding sequence TTGCGAAAAGAGCTGCTGCTGTACTTTATGACCAAGAAGGAGTTACGTAAACTATATAAGGAAAAAAGGGAAGGCATATCCTCCCGCGATAAGCTCAAACTGGACGACCTGCTGCTCATCCGGTTCCAGCAACTGGCTTTCGAAAACGTGCATAACCTGCTTACTTACTGGCCCCTGGCCGGCAAGGCAGAACCCAATACCCACCTTTTCTCCGGCTACCTCCGCCATATGATTCCAGGCCTGCGCATCTCTTACCCCGTCTGCAATCTAAACGACTTCTCGATGAAAGCCGTTATCATCGATGAAGACACTACCTATACCACCAACGATTACGGCATCACCGAACCCAAAGACGGACGCCCCGTTGCCCCCTCCGAACTCGACCTCATCCTGGTACCCATGCTCGTATGCGACCAGCAGGGCTTCCGCGTCGGATATGGTAAGGGATTCTACGACCGCTTCCTCGCTTCCTGCCGCGAAGACGTGCTCACCATAGGTTTCAGCTATTTCCCGCCAATTGAAAAAATCATTGATACACAGGCTTTTGACGTACCTTTAAACTATTGCATTACCCCAGAAGACGTTTATGAATTTTAA